Proteins from a single region of Pyrus communis chromosome 6, drPyrComm1.1, whole genome shotgun sequence:
- the LOC137737305 gene encoding uncharacterized protein → MANLVPGVLLKLLQHMNTDVKVAGEHRSSLLQVVSIVPALAGGELFPNQGFYLKVSDSSHATYVSLPDEHDDLILSDKIQLGQFIHVDRLQAATPVPILHGVRPVPGRHSCVGSPEDIVATHSLGFLNNNSSSGSKTLEKVQSESKVLGNSHAGERDKHGLVRSNSSAKADKLDKKIGSFDRSKSQPSKPALTIDMKREPLPRMKSLNSRSIPSSPSSCYSLPTSIDKFANGVKHHAKVKATPKVGVVEKASSVRGASPGRRSVVGNPIKNFVQGFELGAKALRKSWEGNMEVKTKESSKVRATAHDSKLDVRMSAPRKSISTERLPYKEDNRTQISAKSLKEESKVQTSTKKVTANGTLSDLDRSSKLRVSVGKKSSDVTSNGFPGNLIKVSLNNRKLTDGVPWASLPPSVARLGKEVMRHRDAAQMAAIEAMQEASAAENLLRCLSIYSELSTSAKEDNPRPAVEQFLALHTSLNNARVVADSLSKIMPAGSSPDREETPPSEEVLKVASDRHKQAASWVQAALATNLSSFAVFNKESSLTSVQASASSQNQNIVSANQPVLVLENSTKNASTKSQGKLRQTVGSKLGTPGTPRRLGEGSTINQKPQAPPLPEWNKGNGLDEVVDLAKMLRLQSQAWFLGFVERFLDADVDISALSDNGQIAGMLTQLKSVNDWLDNIGSIQEGVETTDISAETIDRLRKKIYEYLLTHVESAAAALGGGSQ, encoded by the exons ATGGCGAATCTTGTCCCTGGTGTGCTCCTCAAGCTGCTACAGCATATGAACACGGATGTCAAAGTCGCCGGCGAGCACAGGTCGTCTCTGTTGCAAGTGGTGAGCATTGTTCCGGCGCTTGCAGGCGGTGAGCTTTTCCCAAACCAAGGTTTCTATCTTAAGGTATCAGATTCCTCTCATGCCACCTATGTATCTCTCCCTGATGAACATGATGATTTAATTCTCAGTGATAAGATTCAACTGGGTCAGTTTATTCATGTCGACCGGCTTCAGGCTGCCACCCCGGTCCCCATTCTCCATGGGGTTAGGCCTGTGCCAGGGAGGCACTCTTGCGTAGGGAGCCCTGAAGACATCGTTGCAACTCATTCTCTTGGTTTTCTGAACAATAATTCGTCTTCGGGTTCGAAAACTTTAGAGAAAGTACAGTCTGAGTCTAAGGTATTAGGAAATAGTCATGCCGGAGAAAGGGATAAACATGGATTAGTGAGGTCGAATAGTAGTGCTAAGGCGGATAAATTGGATAAGAAAATAGGGTCTTTTGACAGATCAAAGTCTCAGCCATCAAAACCTGCATTAACTATAGATATGAAGAGGGAACCTTTGCCGAGAATGAAGTCATTGAATTCACGGTCTATCCCGTCATCTCCATCAAGTTGTTATTCTTTGCCGACTTCTATTGACAAATTTGCAAATGGGGTCAAGCATCATGCAAAAGTTAAGGCAACACCAAAGGTGGGAGTGGTGGAAAAGGCAAGTTCTGTTCGTGGGGCGAGTCCTGGGAGGAGATCAGTGGTTGGAAACCCGATAAAGAATTTTGTTCAGGGGTTTGAGCTGGGGGCCAAGGCCCTGAGGAAGAGCTGGGAAGGAAATATGGAGGTGAAGACTAAAGAGAGTTCAAAAGTGAGGGCTACTGCACATGATTCAAAGCTAGACGTTCGGATGTCT GCTCCTAGAAAAAGTATCTCAACTGAAAGGTTGCCATATAAAGAGGACAATAGGACCCAGATATCTGCAAAGTCATTGAAGGAGGAGAGTAAAGTTCAAACGTCAACAAAGAAAGTTACAGCAAATGGAACTTTGAGTGATCTAGACAGGTCAAGTAAACTTAGAGTATCTGTTGGAAAGAAATCTTCAGATGTAACCAGTAATGGATTTCCTGGAAACTTGATCAAGGTTTCcttaaataatagaaaattgACTGATGGAGTTCCATGGGCTTCGCTCCCACCGTCAGTTGCAAGGCTTGGAAAG GAAGTTATGAGGCACAGGGATGCTGCACAAATGGCAGCAATAGAGGCGATGCAGGAGGCTTCTGCTGCAGAGAACTTACTACGATGTTTGAG CATATATTCAGAGCTAAGTACCTCTGCCAAGGAAGACAACCCTCGGCCTGCAGTAGAGCAGTTTCTTGCCCTCCATACTAGTTTGAATAATGCTCGCGTAGTTGCTGATTCTCTATCCAAAATCATGCCAGCTGGTTCTTCCCCAGACCGTGAAGAAACCCCCCCATCAGAAGAAGTACTGAAGGTAGCTTCAGACAGACATAAACAGGCAGCATCTTGGGTACAAGCTGCATTAGCCACCAATCTGTCATCTTTTGCTGTATTTAATAAAGAGTCCAGTTTAACCTCTGTTCAAGCTTCAGCTTCCTCTCAAAACCAAAATATTGTCTCTGCAAATCAACCCGTGTTAGTTCTAGAAAATTCTACAAAGAATGCTTCAACAAAATCCCAAGGCAAACTTCGCCAGACGGTGGGTTCCAAGCTTGGGACACCAGGGACCCCTCGCCGACTAGGGGAGGGATCAACCATCAATCAAAAGCCGCAGGCACCACCTCTGCCTGAATGGAATAAAGGAAATGGCCTGGACGAGGTTGTTGACTTGGCTAAAATGTTGCGACTACAGTCACAAGCTTGGTTTTTGGGATTTGTGGAGAGGTTCCTAGATGCCGACGTTGACATTTCAGCTCTTTCAGATAATGGGCAAATAGCAGGAATGCTAACTCAGCTCAAGAGTGTGAATGATTGGTTGGATAACATTGGTTCTATTCAAGAAGGGGTTGAAACAACCGATATTTCAGCAGAGACCATTGACAGGCTGAGGAAGAAGATCTATGAGTATCTTCTCACACATGTTGAATCTGCTGCCGCTGCACTTGGCGGTGGATCACAG